A stretch of the Papaver somniferum cultivar HN1 chromosome 6, ASM357369v1, whole genome shotgun sequence genome encodes the following:
- the LOC113289451 gene encoding uncharacterized protein LOC113289451 — MAAVVTQSPPPPLMEFNHDSSCSTPYISAPSSPKLITHDLYFSAPASPTSFTSIYREFNKNPSINGVSNSMVPFNWEEKPGTPKHRLKPSEEEEDEADDDDGEFAFDFNSQFEKSSALSAADELFYGGKIRPLKPPPGIKIGFDDDRKSLVSSPRSPISQGKKIIRDAFSPRQRNRDIDPFAVAMEESRKQEQEHEHEKRGRNEKRTGSNSKKTAAHRWTRSLSPFRVSDQFEEDEKQEPKLPTNSSKWSFGGYKKWRLRDLLLFRSASEGRANDKETIRKFAVLSKKDDVKSSSFRSTDSAGSTSSRRRGNVSAHELHYTMNRANSEELKRKTVLPYRQGFFGCLGFNPAANRIAKGFNL; from the coding sequence ATGGCAGCAGTGGTCACACAatcgccaccaccaccattaatggAATTTAACCATGATAGTTCCTGTTCAACACCATATATCAGTGCTCCTTCAAGTCCTAAACTTATTACTCATGATTTATATTTCAGTGCTCCTGCTAGTCCTACAAGTTTTACTTCAATCTATCGAGAATTCAACAAAAACCCAAGTATTAATGGCGTTTCTAATTCTATGGTTCCTTTTAATTGGGAAGAAAAACCAGGTACACCCAAACACAGGCTCAAaccatcagaagaagaagaagatgaggctGATGACGATGATGGTGAGTTTGCTTTCGATTTCAATAGTCAATTTGAGAAAAGCTCAGCACTTTCTGCAGCTGATGAATTATTTTATGGTGGAAAAATCCGACCTTTAAAACCACCACCTGGAATAAAAATCGGTTTCGATGATGATCGGAAAAGCTTAGTTTCTTCACCTAGATCGCCAATTTCACAAGGAAAGAAGATTATTCGCGACGCGTTCTCGCCGAGGCAAAGAAACAGAGATATTGATCCTTTTGCTGTTGCAATGGAAGAAAGCCGAAAACAAGAACAAGAGCATGAACATGAAAAGAGAGGTAGAAACGAGAAAAGGACCGGTTCTAATTCAAAGAAAACTGCGGCACATAGATGGACTAGATCACTTTCTCCATTTCGAGTTTCTGATCAATTCGAAGAAGATGAGAAACAAGAACCAAAACTACCAACGAATTCATCAAAATGGTCATTCGGAGGTTATAAGAAATGGAGATTAAGGGATTTGTTATTGTTCCGAAGCGCGTCAGAAGGGAGAGCTAATGATAAAGAAACCATTAGAAAATTTGCAGTATTATCAAAGAAAGATGATGTTAAAAGTTCAAGTTTCAGGTCTACTGACAGTGCTGGTTCAACATCTtcaagaagaagaggaaatgTTTCAGCTCACGAGTTACATTATACGATGAACCGGGCGAACTCAGAAGAGTTGAAAAGGAAAACTGTTTTACCATATAGACAAGGATTCTTTGGTTGTTTGGGATTTAATCCAGCGGCAAATCGAATTGCTAAAGGGTTTAATTTGTAG
- the LOC113289452 gene encoding zinc finger protein ZOP1-like codes for MTEYWVSQGNKWCDFCKIYISNNPSSIRTHEVGTRHKDSVAKRLDTMRKDNVAKEKEQKEAARALEQIEAKAKRSYQKDLAAVKEVRDSNTRAVEAQEESVGAGRFSSASRDWVLDSVSGYYYNQLNGYYYDPNSGFYYSDAIGKWVTQEEAFAIGGSAQPKPKGSLSKKPLSAASEGGSKSNGGPAPGLVIQGSSLNPSRSVKGASSSVAVNKRKRQEEKKPKVVSKEEAAALKAREDAKKRMEEREKPLLGLYQNYRL; via the exons ATGACTGAG TATTGGGTTAGCCAGGGAAACAAATGGTGCGACTTCTGCAAGATTTATATTTCAAACAATCCTTCAAGTATAAGAACACATGAAGTTGGTACGCGTCACAAGGATAGTGTCGCTAAGAGGCTCGATACTATGCGAAAAGACAATGTCGCCAAGGAGAAGGAACAAAAAGAAGCAGCACGTGCTCTGGAGCAAATCGAAGCA AAAGCTAAACGCAGCTATCAGAAGGATTTAGCCGCTGTTAAAGAGGTCAGGGATTCAAATACTCGTGCTGTAGAAGCTCAGGAGGAGAGCGTAGGCGCTGGTCGATTTTCTTCAGCTTCCAGAG ACTGGGTGCTTGATAGTGTATCAGGCTATTACTACAATCAACTGAATGGATATTATTATGACCCGAACTCGGGCTTCTATTACTCGGACGCAATAG GTAAGTGGGTGACACAGGAAGAGGCGTTTGCTATAGGAGGCTCAGCCCAACCTAAACCGAAAGGTTCACTTTCAAAGAAGCCATTATCAGCAGCTTCAGAAGGTGGGAGCAAAAGTAATGGTGGACCGGCTCCTGGATTGGTTATTCAGGGGTCTTCTCTAAATCCATCAAGGTCAGTTAAAGGTGCTTCATCGTCAGTTGCTGTCAATAAAAGGAAGAGGCAAGAGGAAAAGAAACCGAAAGTGGTGTCTAAAGAGGAAGCAGCTGCACTTAAAGCCAGGGAAGATGCAAAGAAACGAatggaagaaagagaaaaacccTTGCTGGGCCTTTACCAAAATTATCGACTGTAG